The DNA window CATTCGTTGTCACACCAGAGCAGCAGCTTCACCAGATGACCGGCGCTGACCCGGGTCTGGGTGCCATCCACTATGCTGGAGCGGGGATCGTGGTTGAAATCGCAGGACACCAGGGGCTCATCAGTATAGCCCAGAATGCCGCTGGCACTGCCGCCTGCGGCGTGTGACAGGGCGTCATTGATCATGGCGATATCCACCCGCTGCTCCAGGGTCACGGACAGGTCGATGGCGGTGACATTGATGGTCGGCACCCGTACCGAAATGGCCTCAAACTTGTCTTTCATGTGCGGCAGAATGCGCTCTATGCCACGGGCCAGCTTGGTGTCGACCGGGATAATGGACTGACTGGCGGCGCGGGTGCGGCGCAGGTCGTCATGGTAGGCGTCAATCACCTGCTGATCGTTCATGGCCGAATGTATGGTGGTGATGGCACCGCTCTTGACGCCGAAATGGCGGTCGAGCACATCAATAACCGGCACCAGACAGTTGGTGGTGCAGGAGGCGGCGGACACTATGGTATCTGTGGCTTTGAGGCTGGTTTCATTGACGCCATAGACTATGGTGGCGTCCACATCGGCGGAAGAGGGATGGCTTATAAGCACCTTTTTGGCGCCGGCAATAAGGTGGGCCTCACAGGCACTGCGCTCAATCAAGGCGCCGGTGGCTTCAAACACCAGGTCTATGCCAAGCTCGCCCCAGGGCAGTTTGGCGGCATCCTCTTCACAGAGCAGCTGTATCGAGTC is part of the Shewanella cyperi genome and encodes:
- the epd gene encoding erythrose-4-phosphate dehydrogenase, producing MIRVAINGYGRIGRSVLRALYESGKRQQFQIVAINELAKPEAIVHLTNYDTTHGRFQTRAQLDKDAATGESWMALGDDSIQLLCEEDAAKLPWGELGIDLVFEATGALIERSACEAHLIAGAKKVLISHPSSADVDATIVYGVNETSLKATDTIVSAASCTTNCLVPVIDVLDRHFGVKSGAITTIHSAMNDQQVIDAYHDDLRRTRAASQSIIPVDTKLARGIERILPHMKDKFEAISVRVPTINVTAIDLSVTLEQRVDIAMINDALSHAAGGSASGILGYTDEPLVSCDFNHDPRSSIVDGTQTRVSAGHLVKLLLWCDNEWGFANRMLDTALAMAGIKAQ